The stretch of DNA CAAGGCTTTCGCAGGGGCACGGGAGATCCCACTGGCGCCGCGGGCACGTCCCGTCCGTGTCGCCCCGCAGGAGCCTTCCCTCGCTGGCGTGGGGTGGCGAGGCTCCAGCCCGCACGCCCAAAGCTGCGTTCTCTCAACCCCTTGCGCATCCAAGGTAAGGTCATTTTGCTGGCGGAGCTGAGCTGGGAACGTCTTTACACCTCGCGGCCGTCACCCCCGGGTCAGTCTGCGGTTCTGCACGTGCTTGGGTGTCCCAGCCTGGGGTCGGGCGCAGCAGGAGTCGTGCAAACTTTCCTTGCTGTTGTAGCATGCAGAGGCTCTCCCTAGAAACTAGCCCCTGTTTTCCTCGCACAATGAAAATGCAAATTGGGAACGTCAGCTCTGTATCCAAAAATAAGATTTCAAAACCATTTAGCATTTCACAATGGTTCACTGACAACTTGAAGACTTCCAGTTGTCTCTCATTATGAGACGTAGGCAGAATTCCCCAGTTTATACTCAGATCTGAGCACCAATGAATGCTTTATCCCCAAACTTTATAATATACATGTTATTTGTAGTGCTTTTCAACTTCAAAGAGCTTGAAAAATTTTAATGCAACTGCACAAAAGCCCTGTATTCTCGCTACCACTTTCCTGATGGGAAAACTGAGACACACGGTTGAGGAGCTGGTTCTCTACAGCAAGAGCTCAGCCAGGTGCTGCGGGGACTCGGCTGCACCAAACGCGCAGTCCGGCCCTGGCAGGCCACGGACGGGCCTTCGTTCTGCGTGCTGTGATCACCAGCAGATGATGCTCCTTGATTTCTTTAAGCGTTTGAACAGCAAAATGTCACAATTTCAGATTTCTTCAAAATGATCTGAGTTTTTCTGCTCTGAATTCTGTCTTCTTTTGGCTTTAAAATTGTGAATACTTGGTGTTAGTCAATGAGGGAAAGaacatttctgtttccttttctcctgtttttttaaattatccagtgaaaaaaaatgaaacagaaaagaaaggcatTTTCCTGCTtggaaaataattgcaaaaatgCTGAAGGAATTCTAAAAATTGAACcgtaaaccaaaaaaaaaaaaaaaaacccacaagttgGAATGCAAAAACTTTCCATCCGACACCTCCCTCCCACGACAGCTTGTGTGACTCTCCCTTTGGCAACAGGAACCACTGAGAAAGAAATTGCTAATTGTGTGAGCGGTATGAACGCCTTGCTATTTCCTGAGCTgcctttccttgcttttctcccccccccaccgtgtTTTTCCTTAGGTTTAAAGGAGGACCGTAGCGGTGCACCTCCTGCTGCCGAGCGCCACGGCCGGTCCCGTGCACAAGGCACGGGCAGCGCGAGGCTGCCgtgaggccccggccccggcggcgtggggcggccgtgggggaGCGCTGCCCCCTGCGAGGCGGCCAACGTTGGCGGTGTCACCCACTAGCGATGCCCGTGTCACCCACTGGCGATGCCCGTGTCACCCACTGGCGACGCCTCGGGCACCTCCTGCGGTGAGCCCAGGAAAAAGAGCGTAAATGCTTCTCCGTAGCATTCCTGTGGCTGACTCTCCTGAGCGTTTAAATCCAAGCCCTTTCCTTCTTGGCAGCTCCCCTGGAGGATTTTGCCTTGTAGGTACTTCTATGCGTGTATGCAGCGAGCAAGGCAGAATATTCTGTGCGGAGTTCATTCACAAGGAGCAAATGAGAACCGCGTACAGTAAATACCATCCAGAATTGCACCGCAATACGGGATCTAGCAGAATTTGATGGGCCATGTGATTCATCCATCAAAATCATCTTGCAGAAAATCATGCTACTGGAGGATGAcgctttttattaaaagaaaatatcattattgTGCAGTACTTCTTGGCTTTGCCATCAAAGTTTAAGCAGAatggaaattattattattattttttttttgtgcttaatTCAAAAGAGTGGAACTGCAGGGTATAAATTTGTAGGCTAAGTTTTTATCCCAACGCTAGGCaaagtgtgtttttattttaacacTGCGAACAATAGAACAGTGCAAGGATCTCCAGCTTATTCCAGACTGGTGAACTGAAACTTCTCTGGGAGGTACAGCAGTGTGGTACAAATGGGGAAACGGACTCACCAAGGAGCTAGAGCTTCTCGCTGAGTCTCTCTGACCAAGCCAGGAATAAAGCCCGATATCCCTCACCCATCTGCTCTTAAGCCTAGCTACACTGTATATTTTCTCCCTAAAAAATGCTGTCCTCTCTGTGGCATGTGCTTGCTCACGCTTCTTCTCCTTTCTtagaaaattgaaagaaaataataattgcaaTTGAACATCCCTTGGTTCAGTAATGACTTAGTTAATGTAGTGGCGGTGCACATGGTATAGTAGTAtccagacattttaaaaaatatatattttttccaaacaCTTTCTGGCTTTTTAAGCAAGGGGGGGTGATGGGAACATTAGTGCTCTGGTTCTGCATCCATACAGGTCTcccaggggttctgggggaagcGAGGCAAGGCAATCAGAAGGAGAATAATTCCACAGATGAAGAGCAGGACGAAGGAGGCACAGGCGCAGGCAAAAGACCAGGAGTAACTGTACTCAATCCAGACCGTCTCCTCGCTGTCAATCATCCTTTTCACAGATTGTCTCATGACTTCAACGGAGATGATGATGCAGAGACCTGAAGGAAGATGAGAGCAGTGGGTTGAACACCCAGCTGTCAATTTTTCATCCTTAATTAACCACCTTATCTGCTTTTTTGCATAGAAAAATTGCAGTGAGCTTCACAGGTGAGTCATTGACTTTAATACTTGAAGAACCAACAGTAACAACTGCTCTGATCTCTGCTATAACTCAGGCCATGTAAGTTGATTATTACCTTCTAGGAAGACCCGCAGgcttgtttctctacattttcctATGAACTAAGTGCAAGTATTTCAGCACCAACCCTCCTACCTGCAAAGGTGTAGAACATGGAAGCTGGCTTCAGCAGATAGTCCCTCTTTTTCCTGAAGGAGAAGAGGACACAGATTGTTCCGATGATTGCAAAGCCAACACTGAAAATGGCAATGGCTGCAGCTGAAATGCTGTATTctgccaaagcaaaacaaagacaaaaaaaagtaaacGTCTGCACATTTCGAGCATGCTCCCGTCAGCTATTGCAGAAGGTCAGTCAACTAGGTATCCTCTCATtgctgcagagggagggaggattcGTTCTAATGAATTATTTCTCTCAGAGAAAAGCAGTGGCAAACGTTGGCCATGTATCTTTTGAATTTAAAGGGTGTAAAAatagagagagcaagagagggaaTCTTTTTCTGGGCGCATACTGAAGGAGCAAGCGGCGCCTGCACTGGTCTGCTGAAGCTCTGGGCTGGAGTCACGTCAGCCCTGCTGCATAGATGTTATTGTTGGGATTACTGCGCGCCGCGCTCTCGTTTCTTCCATCAGTCCACGCTCTTCTCTTAGAGTAAATAGACAGCTCTAGGCTATTTTTATTCTAGATCCGTATTACAGGACCTCTGCGAGGCCCCGGTGCCAATGTTGTACCGATAGAGAAAGACATTTGTAAGCGCCATAGGGCTCCAAATCAGAGCCACCAAACCAGACCAAGTAGGAGGGAGGCCAGAGGTGAAGTGTTTgcacagcctctttttttttttctgtaaaacaatGATTTCCAGTTCTGTGAAAACTCAGCTTCTCAAGGGCAGAGGATTAAACCTTCCATAAAATGCCCTCTCTTTTGATCAGCTTGCTAGGATATGCCCTAGACAACTCACCCAGCAAAGCACAGTTCAGTGTCTGAATGGTGGGAAAAGATTGCTAACTGAATAATTCAGACCTGCATTTACatattgcatttgttttcagattAGTTTAATGTTTAACACGTGTAGCCATGTGTGAACATCACAGAGCCTGATGATATTTGCCTTTCAAACCATTAAAAAACATATCTTCTAGGCAAAATCATGAAGAATCTTTTTGCCTGATACTAATTAGCTCCCACCAAAATGGAGCTATTTCTGTGAAAGCGAACAGCGTATTACTCTTTGTTCTCTTTGCCTTCATACCactattttattataattttcttaatgtttttctttttggttttctttactATGTGTTAGAACTGCCTGAAAGAGTTAGTTTCAATATAAAAATCTTTTACTGTGACTtaggttttttcttttacttcaaaGAGAAGAAGTTCTTTccaaatttcttctgaaatggcCAAGAAATCATTGGATACACTTTTAAGATCAGATGGATGGATCTAACAGtatataaataaacaaaagcaggTAGCTCAGATATATGATCTTTTACCCATTTAAAATTCACAAACTTTCCTGCCTTGGGAAATTGCTTCTTTAGAAAACCTGTGCTGCAGGGTTTTCCATCGTTTTTATTTCCACTGGAAGCAGAGCAGATTGTTTAATATGTGTAATGTAATTGTCAATTCATTTACTCCACACTAAAATATGTTGTGTGGCAAACTATAAAGGGATTTGTCCTCAATGAGagggcaagaaagagagaagagcacatTAGATTAGTGCTAAAAATATTTGGCTTTAGCAGGGACTGATTAGAAATGAGTAATTTGTTTGTGAAAGACAATTTTCAAGATCCTTGCTGTGTAAATACCGTCTGTAAGTGTCTTTACAGgatctcccttccttcctgccaCTGATCACTCTGGTTTTTATGTGACTTTCTTATAAAATCAATATCAAGCATAAAATTCCTAATGGTCTTCATAGAGTCTCTGTACTTCTTTTCAGGGTCAAGACTCTGCTCAGGGTATGATTTATTTCTTTAGATTTTATTAATGTCCTCTTCCTTCGATGGTAGAGGTTTAGAGTGTAGAAGATAATGTCAATGTTATGAATGTCATTTTTTTATGATGAAAAGACTTTTTCAGTTTTGATGCATATTGACATTGTTACATATTTGTGGGACAACTTTGAATAAGGTCACATTTAAGAGTGGAGGCAACtcatatataaaaattattcttCCCAGGAAGCTAGAATTTGACCTTGTTCAGGGCCTTTTTACATTTATCCCAGCCGACATTATAACTGGTTGAAATTccttcactgatttcagtggaaccaGGATTGAACCCTCATTTTTGGGACTGGGGACCCATTTACATTAGATCTTCTGTGCACCCAGTTCATGCAATGTTAGGAAAATGTTTTTCAGGCTCCATTCTTACCTTTCTGGGTGGTTACTTCAAATATCTCTGAGCTTTCTCCTGGAGTGAAGTGCTTGAAGTAGGAACAGTTGCTTTCTGAAGAACAAAGGGAAATTTAATTCTGTGAGCTTAGGAACCTCTGATAAAATGCAGTAGAATTAACTTTGCTTTTTTATTGAAGTGTCAGACTTAAAACACTTATAAGGTTCAGGCTAATGGGATCTCGGTTCTGCTGCAGACATCCAGCAAACTTTTCTTTCAAGAATGAAGGTGGCAATGAACGATCTACTGCAGGGATTTAGGCCTCAGTCTATCAAAACAGCTCAAGGGGTGCATTACCAGGCCTGAAAGTTGTGCTTCCCAGGCCCTCCTGTTGGAGAACATTTCCCACAAAAGGGCAATAGGGGGACAAACTGCCAGTTTGATGACTTCCTCTAATATTCCTACTTTGCTTGACATGTCGTGTCAGTCACACTGGCTTTGCTGTATCCCACCCTGCTAAGGGAGAGGAGGGGATGGAGACACTGAGAAATCTGAGGTGAATCTGCTGTGTTTGGGAGCAGATGAATGGCATTTGCATGGCAGGCCATTGGCTCTGGTAGTGCAGACAAGGTTGAAGCCACCTCTGCTACCTTTTGGACGCTGCTCCCTCCGAGAGCTTTGCACACTGATTGCGCTTCTATTTCAAGCATGAATTACAGataatttttctcattctgtctTGGCCGTTACTCCGCGGCTGTATTTCCTGGTAATGAGACTCCCTGTGCCCACAGCTGAGTTAGCATCTCAGTTTGCTCCCCTTTGCAGGCTGCCTCTGCCAACTGCTCTGTATGAGCCTCACCCCATATGGACCCGTATGGGCCATACGAGGATCGGCTGTGCCAAGCCTGGGCTCCAAAAAGGGAGGATCAAGCGTCCTCGtccacctcctccctccctgATCTTCCCTTCTCCTGCTCCTATCCCTCACTGCGGCAGCGACTGGGAGGGAAGAAGTAGCCCAGAAAAGTTTGCTGCATGGCGCCTTCCTAGGGTCACTGCGCTGCGGTCATCGCACAGAGAGACTGCAGCAATGCCACAAAGCCCATGACATTTCACTATGATAGGGAGGATCcagctttttttcctgactgTCAGATGCCTGACATTAGCTATCTAAAGCTGCAAACAAAGATTGTAAAAGGAAGGAAAGGTTAATTAAAGCCACACAAGTCAAGGGCAAACAGAATATCATGCAACCTGACTTTATCAAAGTTTGCTCCCGTCAGGCCAGTCTATTAACTTAATTTGATAAGATAGCAGAGTTAGATAATGGGAGCTTAATGGAGTTCCTCCGTCTGGCCTTTATGTGAGCACGCTGCCAGATAAGCAGGATATCTGTAGAGGGGTTGTAAGCTGAATAAGGATCATAATCGTGGGCAGGGGAATAATGAGTGGGGGGAAGCTTCTAGCTGAGTCTCTCAAAGACACGGCTTGGGCATGGTGTGGTTTAATACTCAGCATAGTGAAATTAAGTAAGCGAGGGCATGTGGTTACTGTCAATAAATACATAGGAGTTGTGGGTGGCAAtaaacagcaggcaggagaaatgctATTTACGTTAGATAGGGATACGAGAACAAACAGTTATAAACCGATCAGGAAAGTCTCGaggctggaaattagaagaaaGATGGTTCTCCATGCTTGGGAGACATTGGACTCTGCACCTTCTTTCTAAAGAGAGACACAGGGCAGGAACAAAACATCAATACATGGGGCTCGGTCTGTTTTGCAAGGCATGGTATGACAGGGGGGCTGGGGCCTGGGTACCGAGGCGCAGAAGGCCCCACTAGTGTGCGTGCCTGGTCTGGGACTCGTCCTCAGCAGCGCTATGAAACGCATCTCTGCACGTCCAGAACAAGACGCTGCTTTCAGCCTTCAGCTGAAGCGTCGGAGTGGGATGGGGAAGGGTCTGCTGAGGACCTATTGATTTTAAGCTTTGGCAGCAGTTGTGTTCGGATGGAGCATGTTCTCACTATTTATAACCTATTTAATTGAAGGTTTGAAGGGGGTGCAGAGCTGAGAGAACAATTGTTTGCCAAGAATTTGGCTGGAATTGTGCAATCATCGAGGTGCTGCAAGCAGCGCCAGCGCTCTGATTGAGCTATTCTCCTGAGCAGACGCTTGAGAGGACACGTTCAGCGCCTCTCTTTCTGTACGCTGTGCTTCAGCTTGCAGGAAACAGGGGAAAGCTGCCAAGACTGCATGAAATACAACCACTGATGGTGCCTACTTTGTTAACGTCAGCATTTCTTGTCTGTTAAATAATGGAGCTAGTGAACTTCCGTGAATCTTTGGGAATAAGTCTGGGGGACCAAGCCTGCTCCGCGTTGCAGGCCTGCATGGTGTCCAGGCTGGGATGTGCTGCTCCAGTGTGAGACTGTTGCCATGAGGCAAAGCCTGAGCAAGCGTCCCCGGTGCACAGAGACTGTGCAGGGTGCGCTGCCTTTCGTCTACCCAGGGGGAACATACTACACTTCTGTAACCGCCGTGTCACCTCTTGGACACACTGCATGAGAGTGTCTGACCATTAACAGCTGTGAACAAAAGAACCTCTGCGGAAGCGATTCCTTCTGTGAAAATATCGTCTATTTACAGCATTAATTTCTAGTGGCAACAAGATACCAGTTGGGTTCTTTTGTTTCTCTGATCACATTAATGGTAGATTTTAGAGTTACTTATTCaaggaaaatttattttctctctccaaagAGACAGACAATTCTAAAGCAGCATTTTGTGGTCCATTAGTGGAAGATTCCTCTGAGACGTTGTTATCTATTTTTATAAGCTGACTTGTGTGGCGTTCCCAGGTTCTCCTTTCTCTGCAGCTAGGTTAATGGTTGTTCAGCTCTGGCATCTCCTGACCCGTTCTTTATTAGCCCTGCAAATGACTGGAGCAAACATGTTTGAACTCAAACATCTGCAACTAAAACTGCAAATGATGAGCCCAAGAGAGCAACGTGTCCCTGAGTAAGCAGGGCTTGGGCAGCTGCAGATCTTTGCCAACAACCTGGTGGTGGTTGAGGCTGAAAATCACTGATGGTGATAGGAGGCTGATTCAGGGGTCCATTGACTCCTCTGCTAAAGGGTAGGGAGATAGGATGAAGCTGAGACACTTCATCTTGAAATCATTGGTTTGGCTTCTAATTAATTCTGCGAAGAGAAAAGTGTGAACTAAAAGGAATCCCCAAGGGTGCTGACTGTGCAAAGCCGGTGGTCAAACACATCCAGCCATGGTGTGACCTTTCACAGCTTTGTGTAGACAGCAGATGGATAACTTATGTATATGACAGATAACTAGTGGATGACGCCGCCCTGGTTTGAGAGCAGCTGGCTCAGTGTGGGTCAGCACAGCGCTACAATGGATGAGCAGATTCTGCTGAAGGGATTAGAAACACCCTAAAATCAGGTGTGGTCGAGGGGACCATTCCTGCTTCTATCTTGAATATCTATAGCGACCCACAGATATGGGTGCCATGAGAGTATTGCCCAACAATAAAATGACATGTAAATCGTAATAAAATCACATTTACAGGATGCTGCCTAGTTCTGTAGGAACATAGGATCTGGTTCTTTCCTGAAGATGGGCAAAGGGTCTGAAATTAGTACACACACCCTGATGTATTTTTCAGTGATACTTGCTTTTAAACTAGAACATagacaaaaaaggaaatggtCATTTGTGTTACCCTTGTGCTAAGGAGCCCTAGTCTTCAAGCGGGTGCTCTTCCAAAGTCTCCCCCGACTTGGCTGAGCCAAGGCAATCCCCcctcctgcccaagcagggtcagcaGCTGGGGAGCGCTGGGAAGCCTCTTTCAGAGATGGACTCATCTGCAGGAAAAGAGGCTGGTTCTGTGTGTGGTGGCTTAAAGCATAGCTCTTGAAAGGTATGATAAATGGGATTATCCCATAAGTGAGTTAGCTTTGGGAAGGTATTCATATTGGTAAATGCAGTTATTGTGGGAGAACAAAGCCAGGTTATTGTTTTTGGTGAAATGATATACTGTTTTCAGTTTGAAGACACTTTGGTGCTCTGCTAAGCTGGGAATA from Apteryx mantelli isolate bAptMan1 chromosome 19, bAptMan1.hap1, whole genome shotgun sequence encodes:
- the CACNG1 gene encoding voltage-dependent calcium channel gamma-1 subunit; protein product: MDESKPLKIRLTFSIILVGVSLLFAAVVTDHWAVLSPRVEEYNATCEAAHFGLWRLCTKRIYVQEQGAKEKGCGPISLPGESNCSYFKHFTPGESSEIFEVTTQKEYSISAAAIAIFSVGFAIIGTICVLFSFRKKRDYLLKPASMFYTFAGLCIIISVEVMRQSVKRMIDSEETVWIEYSYSWSFACACASFVLLFICGIILLLIALPRFPQNPWETCMDAEPEH